Proteins co-encoded in one Opisthocomus hoazin isolate bOpiHoa1 chromosome 9, bOpiHoa1.hap1, whole genome shotgun sequence genomic window:
- the CXCR4 gene encoding C-X-C chemokine receptor type 4: MAQSMDNGVDSLDLSSGLIIEFSDNGTDETGSGDYGDYGEPCFQHENADFNRIFLPTIYSIIFLTGIIGNGLVIIVMGYQKKQRSMTDKYRLHLSVADLLFVITLPFWSVDAAISWYFGNFLCKAVHVIYTVNLYSSVLILAFISLDRYLAIVHATNSQRPRKLLAEKVVYVGVWLPAVLLTVPDIIFASTSEVEGKYLCDRIYPHENWMISFRFQHILVGLILPGLIILTCYCIIISKLSHSKGHQKRKALKTTVILILAFFACWLPYYIGIGIDTFILLGVIRHGCSLETIVHKWISITEALAFFHCCLNPILYAFLGAKFKTSAQNALTSVSRGSSLKILSKGKRGGHSSVSTESESSSFHSS; this comes from the exons ATGGCTCAGAGCATGGACAACGGCGTCGACAGCCTGGAT CTGTCCTCTGGGCTAATCATTGAATTTTCTGATAATGGCACGGATGAGACTGGTTCAGGTGACTATGGAGACTACGGAGAGCCATGCTTTCAGCATGAGAATGCTGATTTCAACCGGATCTTCTTGCCAACAATCTACTCCATCATCTTCCTAACAGGAATAATCGGCAATGGATTGGTTATTATTGTTATGGGCtaccagaagaaacaaagaagcaTGACTGATAAATACAGGCTGCACCTCTCTGTGGCTGATCTCCTTTTCGTCATCACCTTGCCATTCTGGTCTGTGGATGCGGCCATAAGCTGGTACTTTGGGAATTTTCTGTGTAAGGCAGTTCATGTCATTTACACAGTCAACCTCTATAGCAGTGTCTTGATTTTGGCCTTTATAAGTTTAGATCGTTACCTGGCGATAGTCCATGCCACCAACAGCCAGCGACCACGAAAGCTGCTGGCTGAGAAGGTGGTGTATGTAGGCGTATGGCTACCAGCTGTGCTTTTGACAGTGCCTGATATAATTTTTGCCAGTACTAGTGAAGTAGAAGGAAAGTACCTATGTGATCGCATATACCCTCATGAGAACTGGATGATTTCTTTCAGATTTCAGCATATCTTGGTAGGCCTTATCTTGCCTGGTCTAATAATCCTGACGTGCTACTGTATTATAATATCTAAGCTGTCACATTCAAAAGGCCACCAGAAGCGCAAAGCCTTGAAGACAACGGTTATCCTCATCCTCGCCTTCTTTGCCTGCTGGCTGCCATATTATATCGGCATCGGCATCGACACATTCATCTTGCTAGGAGTCATCAGACATGGTTGCAGCTTGGAGACGATAGTGCATAAATGGATCTCCATTACTGAAGCCCTGGCATTCTTCCACTGTTGCCTGAATCCAATTCTGTATGCCTTCCTGGGTGCCAAATTCAAAACATCAGCACAAAATGCCTTGACATCAGTTAGCAGAGGATCAAGCCTCAAGATTCTTTCAAAAGGCAAACGTGGGGGACATTCATCTGTTTCTACAGAGTCCGAGTCTTCAAGTTTCCATTCCAGCTAA